One genomic window of Quercus robur chromosome 6, dhQueRobu3.1, whole genome shotgun sequence includes the following:
- the LOC126689903 gene encoding uncharacterized protein LOC126689903, producing MSVARLPMEADDRESKRVKGMVSPILGFSDEDKVGTIPPHDDPLVVTLRIEGYDVRRVLVNQGSVVEVMYLDLYMGLKLRPEDLMAYDSILVSFEGKTVTLKGQIRLTIQTGSDIVEVDFIVVDAYSPYTTIVAKPWLHALGAVSSTLHQKVKYPSEGQVKEVIGDQAMARQCIVFAISRRPSTEPSTSIENGL from the coding sequence ATGTCGGTGGCCCGACTCCCCATGGAAGCTGACGACCGGGAGTCTAAGAGGGTCAAAGGGATGGTCTCGCCCATACtcggattctcggatgaggataaagTTGGAACCATCCCGCCCCACGATGATCCTCTAGTCGTCACACTCAGGATTGAGGGATATGACGTGAGGAGGGTGCTAGTCAACCAGGGCAGTGTCGTGGAGGTAATGTACCTCGACTTGTATATGGGGCTGAAGCTGCGACCAGAAGACCTGATGGCATATGACTCCATTTTGGTGAGTTTTGAAGGGAAAACTGTTACTCTGAAAGGCCAGATTAGGCTGACTATACAAACAGGCTCGGACatagtggaggtggacttcatagtGGTGGACGCATATTCGCCCTACACTACCATTGTAGCCAAACCGTGGCTTCACGCCCTAGGAGCTGTATCATCAACCCTACACCAAAAGGTGAAGTACCCATCGGAGGGTCAGGTCAAAGAAGTGATAGGGGACCAAGCCATGGCCCGACAATGCATAGTGTTCGCCATCTCACGACGACCGAGTACTGAGCCTTCTACCTCTATCGAGAATGGCTTATAA
- the LOC126732969 gene encoding uncharacterized protein LOC126732969 isoform X3, giving the protein MNSSLSKINVLEMSHVINVKLLSILIFYELINGLLQETTVVKTVAVIYLIHGGRWVLLILKIGSGPVPSFYQRRQSYLLAKSKMDHTEQARCRELAKSSTFYRSVYSEIEEVGWEHLVRLGGDLTFLSFRILDEKGRLHFMEIQLDKTYPKSPPSISADVPYNFDLQWSINSRLKDVVQQFQEHLEKLQEFWSTLDDIDKSLCVIDPKQPSRSISHRQINIGLCFSGNDCFIMLCIDANNPRSLPECRFMGSGPFVGSLRKKWQRNSRKWTKDKPYLENLACLLETQLPRPTDVPKNDQQVECGICYAQCLPMMSLELRVEVELTTHVIIPLAVRLSIVFVLGTGCVLSPQQGSHSMFFLGIVHTVQIQLL; this is encoded by the exons atgaactcaAGCCTTAGCAAAATAAATGTTCTTGAAATGTCACATGTTATAAATGTCAAACtcttatcaattttaattttttacgaGCTCATTAACGGACTATTGCAAGAAACGACAGTCGTTAAGACAGTTGCTGTCATTTATTTGATACACGGAGGTCGGTGGGTTCTCTTAATTCTAAAAATCGGAAGCGGTCCTGTTCCCTCATTCTATCAGCGAAGGCAGTCATATTTGCTTGCTAAATCAAAAATG GACCATACTGAACAGGCTAGATGCAGAGAGCTGGCCAAATCATCTACATTTTACCGCTCGGTGTACTCAGAG ATAGAAGAGGTTGGATGGGAGCATCTGGTGAGATTGGGTGGAGATCTGACGTTTCTTAGCTTTCGTATCTT AGATGAGAAGGGGAGACTGCACTTTATGGAAATTCAATTGGATAAAACCTATCCCAAAAGTCCACCTTCAATATCAGCA GATGTACCATATAATTTTGACTTACAATGGTCAATAAACTCAAGATTAAAGGATGTGGTGCAGCAGTTCCAAGAG CATCTGGAGAAGCTTCAGGAATTTTGGTCTACGTTGGATGATATTGACAAGTCTCTTTGTGTTATTGATCCTAAACAGCCTTCTCGATCAATTTCCCATCGTCAAATCAATATAG gtttatgtttttcAGGAAATGATTGCTTCATCATGTTGTGTATAGATGCCAACAATCCTAGATCTTTACCAGA GTGTCGTTTTATGGGTTCAGGTCCATTTGTGGGTTCGTTGAGAAAGAAGTGGCAGAGAAATAGCAGAAAATG GACAAAGGACAAACCATACTTGGAAAATCTTGCATGTCTTCTGGAGACTCAACTGCCAAGGCCCACTGATGTACCAAAGAATGACCAGCAAGTTGAATGTGGAATATGTTATGCTCAATGTCTTCCA ATGATGAGCTTGGAGCTAAGAGTGGAAGTGGAACTGACTACACATGTGATAATACCACTTGCAGTAAGGCTTTCCATAGTGTTTGTCTTGGGGACTGGTTGCGTTCTATCACCACAACAAGGCA GTCATTCAATGTTCTTTTTGGGAATTGTCCATACTGTTCAGATCCAGTTGCTGTGA
- the LOC126732969 gene encoding uncharacterized protein LOC126732969 isoform X1: protein MNSSLSKINVLEMSHVINVKLLSILIFYELINGLLQETTVVKTVAVIYLIHGGRWVLLILKIGSGPVPSFYQRRQSYLLAKSKMDHTEQARCRELAKSSTFYRSVYSEIEEVGWEHLVRLGGDLTFLSFRILDEKGRLHFMEIQLDKTYPKSPPSISADVPYNFDLQWSINSRLKDVVQQFQEHLEKLQEFWSTLDDIDKSLCVIDPKQPSRSISHRQINIGLCFSGNDCFIMLCIDANNPRSLPECRFMGSGPFVGSLRKKWQRNSRKWTKDKPYLENLACLLETQLPRPTDVPKNDQQVECGICYAQCLPVDDELGAKSGSGTDYTCDNTTCSKAFHSVCLGDWLRSITTTRQSFNVLFGNCPYCSDPVAVKINNVKN, encoded by the exons atgaactcaAGCCTTAGCAAAATAAATGTTCTTGAAATGTCACATGTTATAAATGTCAAACtcttatcaattttaattttttacgaGCTCATTAACGGACTATTGCAAGAAACGACAGTCGTTAAGACAGTTGCTGTCATTTATTTGATACACGGAGGTCGGTGGGTTCTCTTAATTCTAAAAATCGGAAGCGGTCCTGTTCCCTCATTCTATCAGCGAAGGCAGTCATATTTGCTTGCTAAATCAAAAATG GACCATACTGAACAGGCTAGATGCAGAGAGCTGGCCAAATCATCTACATTTTACCGCTCGGTGTACTCAGAG ATAGAAGAGGTTGGATGGGAGCATCTGGTGAGATTGGGTGGAGATCTGACGTTTCTTAGCTTTCGTATCTT AGATGAGAAGGGGAGACTGCACTTTATGGAAATTCAATTGGATAAAACCTATCCCAAAAGTCCACCTTCAATATCAGCA GATGTACCATATAATTTTGACTTACAATGGTCAATAAACTCAAGATTAAAGGATGTGGTGCAGCAGTTCCAAGAG CATCTGGAGAAGCTTCAGGAATTTTGGTCTACGTTGGATGATATTGACAAGTCTCTTTGTGTTATTGATCCTAAACAGCCTTCTCGATCAATTTCCCATCGTCAAATCAATATAG gtttatgtttttcAGGAAATGATTGCTTCATCATGTTGTGTATAGATGCCAACAATCCTAGATCTTTACCAGA GTGTCGTTTTATGGGTTCAGGTCCATTTGTGGGTTCGTTGAGAAAGAAGTGGCAGAGAAATAGCAGAAAATG GACAAAGGACAAACCATACTTGGAAAATCTTGCATGTCTTCTGGAGACTCAACTGCCAAGGCCCACTGATGTACCAAAGAATGACCAGCAAGTTGAATGTGGAATATGTTATGCTCAATGTCTTCCAGTTG ATGATGAGCTTGGAGCTAAGAGTGGAAGTGGAACTGACTACACATGTGATAATACCACTTGCAGTAAGGCTTTCCATAGTGTTTGTCTTGGGGACTGGTTGCGTTCTATCACCACAACAAGGCA GTCATTCAATGTTCTTTTTGGGAATTGTCCATACTGTTCAGATCCAGTTGCTGTGAAAATCAACAACGTTAAAAATTGA
- the LOC126732969 gene encoding uncharacterized protein LOC126732969 isoform X2, with translation MNSSLSKINVLEMSHVINVKLLSILIFYELINGLLQETTVVKTVAVIYLIHGGRWVLLILKIGSGPVPSFYQRRQSYLLAKSKMDHTEQARCRELAKSSTFYRSVYSEIEEVGWEHLVRLGGDLTFLSFRILDEKGRLHFMEIQLDKTYPKSPPSISADVPYNFDLQWSINSRLKDVVQQFQEHLEKLQEFWSTLDDIDKSLCVIDPKQPSRSISHRQINIGNDCFIMLCIDANNPRSLPECRFMGSGPFVGSLRKKWQRNSRKWTKDKPYLENLACLLETQLPRPTDVPKNDQQVECGICYAQCLPVDDELGAKSGSGTDYTCDNTTCSKAFHSVCLGDWLRSITTTRQSFNVLFGNCPYCSDPVAVKINNVKN, from the exons atgaactcaAGCCTTAGCAAAATAAATGTTCTTGAAATGTCACATGTTATAAATGTCAAACtcttatcaattttaattttttacgaGCTCATTAACGGACTATTGCAAGAAACGACAGTCGTTAAGACAGTTGCTGTCATTTATTTGATACACGGAGGTCGGTGGGTTCTCTTAATTCTAAAAATCGGAAGCGGTCCTGTTCCCTCATTCTATCAGCGAAGGCAGTCATATTTGCTTGCTAAATCAAAAATG GACCATACTGAACAGGCTAGATGCAGAGAGCTGGCCAAATCATCTACATTTTACCGCTCGGTGTACTCAGAG ATAGAAGAGGTTGGATGGGAGCATCTGGTGAGATTGGGTGGAGATCTGACGTTTCTTAGCTTTCGTATCTT AGATGAGAAGGGGAGACTGCACTTTATGGAAATTCAATTGGATAAAACCTATCCCAAAAGTCCACCTTCAATATCAGCA GATGTACCATATAATTTTGACTTACAATGGTCAATAAACTCAAGATTAAAGGATGTGGTGCAGCAGTTCCAAGAG CATCTGGAGAAGCTTCAGGAATTTTGGTCTACGTTGGATGATATTGACAAGTCTCTTTGTGTTATTGATCCTAAACAGCCTTCTCGATCAATTTCCCATCGTCAAATCAATATAG GAAATGATTGCTTCATCATGTTGTGTATAGATGCCAACAATCCTAGATCTTTACCAGA GTGTCGTTTTATGGGTTCAGGTCCATTTGTGGGTTCGTTGAGAAAGAAGTGGCAGAGAAATAGCAGAAAATG GACAAAGGACAAACCATACTTGGAAAATCTTGCATGTCTTCTGGAGACTCAACTGCCAAGGCCCACTGATGTACCAAAGAATGACCAGCAAGTTGAATGTGGAATATGTTATGCTCAATGTCTTCCAGTTG ATGATGAGCTTGGAGCTAAGAGTGGAAGTGGAACTGACTACACATGTGATAATACCACTTGCAGTAAGGCTTTCCATAGTGTTTGTCTTGGGGACTGGTTGCGTTCTATCACCACAACAAGGCA GTCATTCAATGTTCTTTTTGGGAATTGTCCATACTGTTCAGATCCAGTTGCTGTGAAAATCAACAACGTTAAAAATTGA
- the LOC126732970 gene encoding probable xyloglucan endotransglucosylase/hydrolase protein 6, whose protein sequence is MYSSLRNAFACLSLFVLVFALSVTGRPATFLEDFKITWSDSHIKQIDRGRAIQLILDRNSGCGFASKRQYLFGRVSMKIKLIPGDSAGTVTAFYMNSNTDTIRDELDFEFLGNRTGQPYTVQTNIYARGKGNREQRINLWFDPAADFHTYTLLWNHRHIVFYVDDVPVRVYKNNEAKGIPFPKLQPMGVYSTLWEADNWATRGGLEKIDWSKAPFYAYYKDFDIEGCPVPGPSNCASNPSNWWEGTAYQLLSPLEARKYKWVRMNHMIYDYCTDKSRFPVTPPECVAGY, encoded by the exons ATGTATTCCTCCTTAAGAAATGCATTTGCTTGTCTCTCACTTTTTGTGCTTGTATTTGCTCTCTCGGTAACAGGGAGACCAGCCacttttcttgaagattttaAAATCACGTGGTCTGATTCTCATATCAAGCAGATCGATAGAGGGAGGGCCATCCAACTCATTCTAGACCGAAATTCTG GATGTGGGTTTGCTTCCAAGAGACAGTACTTGTTCGGGCGTGTCAGCATGAAGATTAAGCTGATTCCCGGAGACTCTGCCGGAACTGTCACAGCCTTCTAT ATGAATTCCAACACGGATACCATTCGTGACGAGCTGGACTTTGAGTTCTTGGGGAATCGGACCGGACAACCGTACACGGTCCAGACCAATATCTATGCTCGTGGAAAGGGTAATAGGGAACAAAGAATCAACCTTTGGTTTGATCCTGCAGCTGACTTCCACACTTACACATTACTCTGGAACCACCGTCATATTGT TTTCTATGTCGATGACGTGCCAGTTAGGGTCTACAAGAATAACGAAGCTAAAGGAATCCCATTCCCAAAGTTGCAACCTATGGGGGTCTATTCAACATTGTGGGAAGCTGATAACTGGGCTACAAGAGGTGGACTTGAAAAGATTGATTGGAGCAAAGCACCTTTCTATGCTTATTACAAGGACTTTGATATTGAAGGGTGCCCTGTGCCAGGACCCTCTAACTGTGCCTCAAACCCCAGCAATTGGTGGGAAGGAACAGCTTACCAATTGCTCAGTCCACTTGAAGCTAGAAAGTATAAGTGGGTTCGTATGAACCACATGATCTATGACTACTGTACTGATAAATCGAGGTTCCCAGTGACCCCACCAGAGTGTGTTGCGGGTTACTAA